The region GGTTCAGCATAGGAGTAATCACAGAGTAGAAGAGGGAAATCATCTTATCCTGCTGGGCTGAGTGGGTGGAACGAGGTCTCATGTAcatgaaaatggctgccccatAGAAAAGGGAGACAACCGTGAGGTGTGAACCACAGGTAGAGAATGTCTTCCAGCGTCCAGCTGCTGAACTCATGCGCAAAATGGTGGCCACAATGCGAGAGTAGGAGACAAAGACCAGGGAGAGGGGGATAATGAGGACCAGAACAGCAACGGCAAAGATAACCAGTTCATTGACGTAAGTGTCGGCACAGGACAACTTGAGCACCTGAGGAGCCTCGCAGAAGAAGTGATCGATGAGGTTGGACCCACAGAAGGGCACGTGGAAGGTATACACGGTGAGCACTACGGAGTGCAGGAAGCCACAGATCCATGAGGCAGCAGCCATCTTAGTACACACCTGATGTCCTATGACCAGCATATAGTTGAGGGGGTTGCAGATGGCAACATAGCGGTCGTAGGCCATGACCGCCAGTAGAAAGCATTCAGTGACGCCAAAGGCAAAGAAGGCGTAGTTCTGAGTGGCGCAGGCCAGCAGTGAGATTGTCTGAGTACGGCTCAGGAAATGGACCAGCAGCTGTGGCACCGTGCTGGAAATATAGCAAACATCAACAACGGCAAGATGGCGGAGGAAGTAGTACATGGGTGTGGCTAGCCGGGAATCAATGGTGGTAACGCTAATGATGATACTGTTCCCTGTGAGGGTGACCACATAGATAGCCAGAAAGAGTGTGAAGAGGAGAATCTTGCTATGGGGAACACTTGCGAAGCCCAGTAGGACAAATTCCTTCACAGCGGACCCATTTCCAATGTCTGGCATGACTCCGGTGCTGTTGAGAACAAGAAAGGATATTACAGAGACTGACTACCTCATCTGCATCTTCTTTAGCCACAATACTGCTGCCTACATTCAATGAATAAGAgtccctaggctgcaatcttaaacatgcttacctgggattactctccactgaacaaaatgggacttacttctgagtaagcatgtataggattgtgctgtgagtcaggGGTTGGCTGCTTGATACAGAACTTTGGCTGTAGCAGTAGAGAGAATAAAAGGGTCACAGGGAAATAGACTGACAGAAGGTGATCAGGTATTTCCATGCTCCCCAAATAGCACACTTGCCTCCCTGTTTGTGTTTGAATGTGGTAGGGAATGTGTCTGCAACCACGGAAGTGCTCTTGGAATGATTTCCATGGAGACAGACATATGGCAAACATTACATCAGAACTGATCAACCACACAGAAATGCAAGTCTAGCCGTTTCTTGATTCCTGCTGGTTCCTGCTCATGGGATCATCCTTGAATTTAAAACAAGAAACTCAAAGTTTTACACACATGGTGCTGCCTCATattgtcagaccattggtccatctgagGGGCAGCCCATCCTTGGGGCTAGGTGATGCAGAGTCGCATCAGCAATGGATTACAGGAGTCACTGGAGAGCAGCAGATTTTGCCCTTCAACTTTACCTGGAAGTATCAGGGAGTGAACCTTCTGTTATGGAGAGCAGATGCTCTACCTGTAAACTATGGAGGTAGCCCCTCCTCACAGTAAGCAAACATTcttaaaagagaaagaagagaaggaaatcTAAGCCATACTCTCAGGAGTGGATGTCACCATGAGCAAAACATGTTCCTGAACTTGTGTTTTAATGGCCCTGCACTGAATGTAACATCAACCAGTAGGAATCTCTTATGCAGGTCATAAACAAATCCATGCATATGATTAGTTCCAGCACAACTAGAGATGGACAATCGAGCTTTGTACTGTCTCAGCTGGCTAGAACCAGATCTCTAAGGTTTCAGGCAGATTTCCTGTCCGGTCTTACTAGAGAGAGCCATTCAACTGCAGATGAACCAAGGACCTTGCACTTGCAATGCACACACTCTGCCACTGAGATTTCCATGCCTTGGCACAGTTAGTCTTGTTAACTGCTAGAACCAGGTTTaaattagtgggggggggggtctggttgATCAACCTATACTCAGATAACATTGACATTAACTGCATCAACTCATGGAAGTAATCTTTGAGACATAACTGTAAGCAAGAGCAGCTGCAAACACCAAGGAACCACCAGATGGACGGCCAATAGAGCTGTCAGGAAAGACAGAATGAGAGAAGCtgcaggaatgcatacatgacagtaATGATATGTAGCACGCAAACTGATGAAAATGCGTGTGTGGTCATTATGACTGCCAACTAATTAATGTTCTAATATACATGTGCAGGTTACCTACACCTCAACCAGAGGATAATTTACAATGTAACTTTACCATAAGATTGCGGCAAATGATGAACTGTGTGCCCTTCATTTGCAGTTCTACATAATAAAATTAGTCCTCACCCTAAAGGCATGACGGAGGAGCTAGAGCAggaatctccaaacttttcagtatgagggacACATTTTACATTGTACGCATTTTcacgccccctccccaaaaaaatcagttttatttatgaatgaaatttaaaatgaatgaataagttttatttgGATCTTTTATTGTAATCATACCTACTCCTACCTCCTCCATACCtacctccatacctactttacccaggcttcgcgcactggagaggacactctgttccagaaccaccattcagagcgtgacaccatagtcttccgagactgaaggatgccaacaaggaaggATTTGTAATCAACAtggtatgattcagaacaaaagagaaatgtgacaattacaaagaaacaatgccatgtgTAAACTAAGAAATGAtaaataatgagtaaaaatgtaaaatattagcaaatgctctgacaaaaaaaaaaagttgctgcggGCCAGATAAAATGTGGTttcaggctgcatgtggccctggtatgtagtttggagacccctgagttacAGAATAACATTGCTTTTTGGAACAGCTTAGTAGGCATTTACCGCCTTGACTGTAGACAACAAGGCATCACCAAAGCCATGATCTCTTACACGCATACATGCTTCATGGTACTTACTCCCTTTAAAGATCAACCCTCAGCAACACAACATCCTGGCAAGTTTCTTAGGCATTGATCAAGTAGATTAGAATAAATGAATATTTATCCATCGGTTATGTAGATTTGGATATATACTTCCCAGCACGTTCCTGGTAGAATATTAACAAGATGCTAACAGTGCTTTAATGACAGAATCACAGAACTGCATGGCTAGAAGTTATTGGAATGTCCAGTGACTTTCCCCAAATTACAGCATGCAATCCAAATTCTAAAACACCAGGCGTAAACACCAAGGGGAGGCAGATAAACCAAGGCAGAAATTCTGAATAAATGTAGTTGTACATCTCAAGTTTCATGATTTGGGTGGGTAAAAGGAGACAGATTGGATGCTCAGGATACCAACTGATTTAATGATTAACTTTTTAATTAGTTGATTCAGTTGAAATAAAAGTGGTTATTACCCAAAAGTCAATATAGTGCGTTGGAGATATTGAATTGTCAGAACTGGTCAGGGATCGTGGAGAGAGGTCTTGTACCTTGGGAGACCAGTAGGAGAAGGGGAGCCAGGTAGAGGCTGTAAAGTAAAGAGGCCCCCACAGATTGAAGAGAACTAAAAGTCTGAGTCATCTGCCTCCCAGGCAATACACTGCCCCCTAGTGTCCTGCAGACAGCATTATATCTATTTTCCAGCATGAACAGAGTGAGATGTCATATGCATTTTAATAAACAAAAACTTCTGCTCATTGGTGAAAGCCATCCCAACACTTTCTTTTACATTCTCTATCAGTATATGACAAGCAAAACAGGCTGAAAAATACTCACGAGGGGACCCTTAAACTCACAGATTTCACTCAAATGGTAAAAATGATGAATCGGCTTAGATTTTTAAACCAATGAAAAGTGGAGGTTTTTTAGACTTCCTAATGATGCTGCATTGATTTCCATGGTACCTGTTGATTTCTGGACACCATAATTCTTTAACATACTTTACAGGATGAAGCCCTGCATTCCTGTTGGATGCTACACGCCAGGCGTGAAAATCCGACAAACAAGTATGGAAAATTTTCTTTCTCCTAATGTctagcataaataaataaataaataaataaataaataaataaataaatagccgtTTTACCCTGAATCATGGGTTATGTATCCAAGGAAGAGGAACTACCGCTACCAGCATGGAAGGCCCAGAATCCTGATCGAGTGCCTATGAGATACAGAGGTCATCTTCTGTATCTATGAGACGCAGAAGTCAACATTGCTGTTGTTATAAAGGCAAACAGAGAGTGTCTGCTCAGACTGGGAGAATGCCTCATTGCAATCATCTTCCATCTTCTCCTCAGAGGTAAAGGTGCCAGCAATTCCTAAGGGATCATGCCAATTTACAGAAGCTGACCTCATTATTCCAGAAACAAACTCTCTAGAGTATCTTAGAATGCATTTCATTCCTGCAGCTATTAAccagtttagggtgcaatcctaaccccttatgtcagtgctttccagcactgacacccaactgctcgatgcagcacatatcccattggcaccactatgccagtgctggaaagtactgacataaggggttaggattgcgcccttagtctttctTTGGTATCATTGCATCCCTCCTTGATTTTGGGCCAAATTGGAGAATTGTCTTTACCTGAATCTTTATGAAGGCAGGGAATGAAAGAGTTCCTTCCCTTCTTGTCCAGCTGGTGCACCTGTCCTGCTTCCAGTGCCACCACATGTCTGCATAAGAGTGTAATGATCCTAAAGGTGCATGCATATAAAATTTAACATGCATAAAAATCAACCATACAAACTGggcctacaaaattatgcatggatgCATAATAAAGATGCATaaagatgttctttacactctcacataacaccagaaccaggggacatccactcaaattgagtgttgggagagttagaacaaacaagagaaaatatttctttactcagcgtgtggttggtctgtggaactccttgccacaggatgtggtgacggcatctggcctggatgcctttaaaagggggttggacaagtttctggaggaaaaatccattacgggttacatgctgtgtatgtgcaacctcctgattttagaaatgggctatgtcagaaggccagatgcaagtgaggcacgaggatgtaggtctcttgctgtcttgtgtgctccctcgggcatttggtgggctgctgtgagatacaggaagctggactagatgggcctatggcctgatccagtggggctgttcttatgttcttatgtgttggaTGGTGCATAATCCAGCAATTGATTCTATCAATGGATTCAGTCAATAATGGACTCTATTCTACAATTCAATTTGTGGATATTGTGTGGTGTCAGAGACAAAACAGGTGGATGGATAGAGAGCGATGTTGTGGCCATACTCCTCATCATACTGGGGGATCAAATCTGGATAAAGGTGTTGTCCGATCCAGCCATGTCAAACCGTCCAGCATCCAGGCACTGATCAAACCTGCatctgcttagcttcaacaaTGTTATAGAGACCATTCCTGGTGCTCCTTGACCATTCATTGGGCCACATTGGTAGCCATTCTTGCTTCAAGAAATGCTATCAACATGGACATGTCTGTCAAAGTCTCTCTTCATATATGCCATGGAACCCTtgtgtgttaagaacataagaacagccccactggatcaggccataggcccatctagtccagcttcctgtatctcacagcggcccatcaaatgccccagggagctcaccagataacaagagacctcatcctggtgcccacccttgcatctggcattctgacatagcccatttctaaaatcaggaggttgcgcatacacatcatggcttgtaacccgtaatggatttttcctccagaaacttgtccaatccccttttaaaggcgtccaggccagatgccatcaccacatcctgtggcaaggagttccacagaccaaccacacgctgagtaaagaaatattttcttttgtctgttctaactctcccaacactcaattttagtggatgtcccctggttctggtgttatgtgagagtgtaaagagcatctccctatccactctgtccatcccctgcataattttgtgtgtctcaatcatgtcccccttgaggtgtctcttttctaggctgaagaggcccaaacaccatagcctttcctcataaggaaggtgccccagccccgtaatcatcttagttgctctcttttgcaccttttccatttccactatgtcttttttgagatgcggtgaccagaactggacacagtactccaggtgtggccttaccatcgatttgtacaatggcattataatactagccgttttgttctcaatacccttcctaatgatcccaagcatagaattggccttcttcactgccgccgcacattgggtcgacactttcatcgacctgtccaccaccaccccaagatctctctcctgatctgtcacagacagctcagaacccatcagcctatatctaaagttttgatttttttgccccaatgtgcatgactttacacttactgacattgaagcgcatctgccattttgctgcccattctgccagtctggagagatccttctggagctcctcacaatcacttctggtcttcatcactgggaaaagtttggtgtcatccgcaaactttgcaacctcactgctcaaccctgtctccaggtcatttatgaagaggttgaaaagcactggtcccaggacagatccttggggcactccgcttttcacttctctccattgtgaaaattgcccattgacacccactctctgtttcctggtcttcaaccagttctcaatccaggagaggacctgtcctctaattccctatggagttttttcagtagcctttggtgagggaccatgtcgaacgccttctgaaagtccagatatataatgtccatgggttctcccacatccacatgcctgttgaccttttcaaagaattctataaggttcgtgaggcaagacttacccttacagaagccatgctgactctccctcagcaaggcctgttcatctatgtgttttgagattctatctttgatgaggcattccaccatcttacctggtatagatgttaggctgaccggcctatagtttcccggatctcccctctttccctttttaaagataggcatgacatttgctatcctccaatcttctggcaccatggccattttgagggacaagttgcatatcttagtcaagagatcagcaacttcattcttcaattccttaataactcttgggtggatgccatcagggcccggtgacttaatgatctttaatttatcaatgaggtctgaaacatcttctcttttaacctctatctgacttaactcctcggtcaggaggggccatttgggcagcggtatctgcccgaggtcttctgccatgaagacagatgcaaagaactcatttaatttctctgccatctctaagtctccttttatctcccctttccctccctcaccatctagagggccaaccgcttctctggcgggtttcctgcttctaacatatttgagaagcttttattattccccttaatgttgctggccatgtgttcctcatagtctcgcttggcctccagtatcaccttcttacatttcttttgccacagtttatgttcctttttattctcctcattagggcaagacttccatttatggaaggaagcttccttgcccttcacagcctctctaacttggtttgttagccatgcgggtaccctcctggatttagtggaacccttctttctttgcggtatacacctctgctgggcctctattatagTGTTGCAAAGGATTCATGGAAGTGTTCCAGGACACACACTCAGGTAAATTAGCATGGTTGCTGGGGCGTCACCACCCTAGGAACCATATGAAAGACATACACCCTGGAGCACTCAGACATATTATAGTGGTAGATTGGAAATGGGTCCCCTAATAAGCTTCTGAGGAAAAGATGCCACACCAGAAACTGTGGTCACCAAAAAGTTGACATAGGAGCCCACCATAGGATTCTTAAAAAGGTTAAAAAGCCGTGGCAAAAGCATTCAAATGGGACTGCCTCTATTGCGCAAGCAGCAGAGAAGCCTAGGCTAGGATATGAAGCAGGAACTGCTCTGAAGGCTTTCAAAGTCCATTTCAAGGCAGTGATGAGAAAAATGGGCCAGAAGATGAGGATTCTGGGAAAACTCAGAACCTGCCTTGCTGCCCCAGGAGACTGCCCAGTgaggaggatgaagaggaagTGGTTAAGACTTTAACCTCTGCCTATCTCCCAGTGCATCTGGGGCACCCATTCATAGCCAGAGGCCCTGactcttcccctttctctccttctctcctcctcttttgtggggggggggggaggaaattgaGTCTTTCAAACCTTCTTTTTCATGGAGGCATGTAAGAACAGAGGAGGCTCTCTTGTCTTGGGTTACATGGAAGCAGGCGTTCATTAGACACATGGGGGGAATGGAAGTTGCCAGTTAGCAGTGCCTCCCATACTCATGGACCCACTGACCACGCCCTTGGGCTGATGTTCAGGctgtcctgccccccctcccccacacatagTTCATACATATTAGTGTGACTACCTCCTGGGTGAATAAGGAGAGCTGATCCTGCCCACTTCCTTTCCCTTatcctcagctgcagcctccttccATCCTGGAACACCCTTCATTAGTTCACTCCCCTTCCAACTCACAGCCCAGTGTGGGCATTTCAGGTTGCTACATGGAGAGGTTGGTTTTAATCAACACCTACAGTGCTTGTCTGCAAATAGGCAGCAGACTGAGTGCTAGGAAGGCAACTTCTTTGCAATTTGGAACCTTGGGTGCAATGACAGTGGGCATTTTGGTGTGGGTATAGCTAGCCACTGTGtccccatttttccccctcacatGTTCAGTGGATGCA is a window of Tiliqua scincoides isolate rTilSci1 chromosome 5, rTilSci1.hap2, whole genome shotgun sequence DNA encoding:
- the LOC136651152 gene encoding olfactory receptor 2D3-like; the encoded protein is MPDIGNGSAVKEFVLLGFASVPHSKILLFTLFLAIYVVTLTGNSIIISVTTIDSRLATPMYYFLRHLAVVDVCYISSTVPQLLVHFLSRTQTISLLACATQNYAFFAFGVTECFLLAVMAYDRYVAICNPLNYMLVIGHQVCTKMAAASWICGFLHSVVLTVYTFHVPFCGSNLIDHFFCEAPQVLKLSCADTYVNELVIFAVAVLVLIIPLSLVFVSYSRIVATILRMSSAAGRWKTFSTCGSHLTVVSLFYGAAIFMYMRPRSTHSAQQDKMISLFYSVITPMLNPMIYSLRNKEVKGAVMRILGKKVDT